A window of uncultured Fusobacterium sp. contains these coding sequences:
- the nikB gene encoding nickel ABC transporter permease, which translates to MHKYVLKRILLLIPVLLGVSLLVFAIMSLTPGDPAQLILGENAPREAVLKLREEMGLNDPFFMQYLRFVKNAIVGDFGRSYTTGREVFGEIFARFPNTLVLAVIGIIISICIGIPIGIISATRQYSFLDSFSMVIALLGVSMPVFWLGLMLILTFSVKLGWLPSGGFDGLKSIILPAVTLGVGSAAIITRMTRSSMLEVIRQDYIRTARAKGVAEKVVINKHALKNALIPIITVVGLQFGHLLGGAVLTESVYSWPGVGRLMVDAIRQKDTPTVLAAVVFLAAAFSVVNLLVDILYAYVDPRIKSQYK; encoded by the coding sequence ATGCACAAGTATGTATTAAAAAGAATTTTACTACTTATTCCTGTATTATTAGGAGTATCATTATTAGTTTTTGCTATTATGTCTTTAACACCTGGAGATCCAGCACAGTTAATATTAGGGGAAAATGCACCAAGAGAAGCAGTTTTAAAATTAAGAGAAGAGATGGGGCTTAATGATCCTTTCTTCATGCAATATTTAAGATTCGTTAAAAATGCCATTGTAGGAGATTTTGGAAGATCATATACTACAGGTAGAGAAGTTTTTGGAGAGATATTTGCAAGATTCCCAAATACTTTAGTTTTAGCAGTAATAGGTATCATTATTTCAATTTGTATCGGTATACCAATAGGTATAATATCAGCTACTAGACAATACTCTTTCTTAGATAGTTTTAGTATGGTAATAGCTTTACTAGGAGTATCTATGCCAGTATTCTGGTTAGGACTTATGTTAATTTTAACTTTCTCAGTTAAATTAGGATGGTTACCTTCTGGAGGATTTGATGGTTTAAAGAGTATAATACTACCAGCAGTAACACTAGGAGTAGGATCAGCAGCTATTATTACAAGAATGACTCGTTCATCAATGCTAGAAGTAATTAGACAAGATTATATAAGAACAGCTAGGGCAAAAGGAGTTGCAGAAAAAGTTGTTATAAATAAACATGCTCTTAAAAATGCTCTTATTCCTATAATAACAGTTGTAGGATTACAATTTGGACATCTATTAGGAGGAGCTGTTTTAACTGAGTCAGTTTATTCATGGCCAGGTGTAGGAAGATTAATGGTTGATGCAATTAGACAAAAGGATACACCAACAGTTTTAGCAGCAGTTGTTTTCTTAGCAGCAGCTTTTAGTGTGGTAAACTTATTGGTAGATATATTATATGCTTATGTTGATCCAAGAATAAAATCTCAATATAAGTAG
- the nikC gene encoding nickel transporter permease, translating to MMSNSNTSNKKRSQWVEVWRRLKRNKMAIVGLVILVALFLLAIFADVIADYDNVVIKQNLAHRLQGPSAAHWLGTDEFGRDIFARLVHGTRVSLKVGIVAVGISIVIGGILGAIAGYYGGKLDNIIMRIMDIFLAVPSILLAIAIVSALGPSIINLMLAISISSVPSYARIVRASVLSIRDQEFIEAAKAIGASNTRIIFRHIIPNSLAPVIVQATLGVASAILSTAGLSFIGLGIQPPAPEWGSMLSGGRQYLRYAWWVTTFPGVAIMITILSLNLLGDGLRDALDPRLKQ from the coding sequence ATGATGTCAAATAGTAATACTTCAAATAAAAAAAGAAGTCAGTGGGTAGAAGTATGGAGAAGATTAAAAAGAAATAAGATGGCAATTGTAGGATTAGTTATCTTAGTAGCTCTTTTCTTATTAGCTATCTTTGCTGATGTTATAGCTGATTATGATAATGTTGTTATTAAACAAAATTTAGCACATAGATTACAAGGACCAAGTGCAGCACATTGGTTAGGAACTGATGAATTTGGAAGAGATATTTTTGCAAGACTTGTACATGGAACAAGAGTTTCGTTAAAAGTAGGAATTGTAGCAGTAGGAATTTCAATAGTTATTGGTGGAATATTAGGGGCAATAGCTGGTTACTATGGTGGAAAACTAGATAATATAATAATGAGAATTATGGATATTTTCTTAGCTGTACCAAGTATCTTATTAGCAATTGCAATAGTTTCAGCTTTAGGACCAAGTATAATAAACTTAATGTTAGCTATTAGTATTTCAAGTGTACCTAGTTATGCTAGAATAGTTAGAGCTTCTGTTCTTTCTATTAGAGACCAAGAGTTTATAGAAGCAGCTAAAGCAATTGGAGCAAGTAATACAAGAATAATATTTAGACATATAATACCTAATTCACTAGCTCCTGTAATTGTACAAGCAACATTAGGAGTTGCAAGTGCAATATTATCAACAGCAGGATTAAGTTTTATAGGTTTAGGAATTCAACCTCCAGCTCCTGAATGGGGTTCTATGCTATCTGGAGGTAGACAATATCTTAGATATGCATGGTGGGTAACAACATTCCCAGGTGTTGCTATAATGATAACAATTCTTTCTCTTAACTTATTAGGAGATGGATTGAGAGATGCCTTAGACCCAAGATTGAAACAGTAG
- a CDS encoding ABC transporter ATP-binding protein, which yields MSKLLEIKDLSIQYVTEDEVVSAVNGLEIELEEGETIGLVGETGAGKTTTALGIMGLVPNPPGKILSGKINFEGRDLLSLSEEEMRKIRGNKISMIFQDPMTSLNPVMTVGEQIAEVIELHEKLGAEKSFEKAKEMLELVGIPGARANDFPHQFSGGMKQRVVIAIALACNPKLLIADEPTTALDVTIQAQVLDLMNDLKEKFKTAMILITHDLGVVAQVCDKVAIMYAGEIVESGTLLEVFENPKHPYTHGLFGSIPSLDEECTRLKPIQGLMPDPTDLPSGCKFHPRCPHATELCSKEQPIVSEIEPGHKVRCLICEGKVEVKEEDK from the coding sequence ATGAGTAAATTATTAGAAATAAAAGATTTAAGTATTCAATATGTTACTGAAGATGAGGTAGTTTCAGCAGTAAATGGACTTGAAATAGAATTAGAAGAAGGGGAAACTATAGGATTAGTAGGAGAAACAGGAGCAGGAAAAACAACAACAGCTCTTGGAATAATGGGATTAGTTCCTAATCCACCAGGAAAAATTTTAAGTGGAAAAATAAATTTTGAAGGAAGAGATTTACTTTCATTAAGTGAAGAGGAAATGAGAAAAATCAGAGGGAACAAAATATCAATGATTTTCCAAGACCCAATGACTTCATTAAATCCAGTTATGACAGTAGGGGAACAAATAGCAGAAGTAATTGAATTACATGAAAAGCTAGGTGCAGAAAAGTCTTTTGAAAAAGCAAAAGAGATGCTAGAATTAGTAGGAATTCCAGGAGCGAGAGCCAATGACTTCCCACACCAATTCTCTGGAGGAATGAAACAAAGAGTTGTAATAGCTATTGCACTTGCTTGTAACCCAAAACTTCTAATAGCTGACGAACCTACAACAGCTCTAGATGTTACAATACAAGCACAAGTTCTAGATTTAATGAACGACTTAAAAGAAAAATTCAAAACAGCAATGATACTTATAACACATGACCTCGGTGTTGTAGCACAAGTTTGTGATAAAGTTGCAATAATGTATGCTGGAGAAATTGTAGAATCAGGAACATTATTAGAAGTTTTTGAAAATCCAAAACATCCATATACTCATGGATTATTTGGTTCAATTCCTAGTTTAGATGAAGAGTGTACAAGATTAAAACCAATACAAGGATTAATGCCAGATCCAACAGATTTACCATCAGGATGTAAATTCCATCCTAGATGTCCTCACGCTACTGAACTTTGTTCAAAAGAACAACCAATAGTTAGTGAAATAGAACCAGGACATAAAGTAAGATGTCTTATTTGTGAAGGTAAAGTAGAAGTAAAAGAGGAGGATAAATAG
- the rpsO gene encoding 30S ribosomal protein S15, whose product MRSKAEIIKEYGKFEGDTGSTEVQIALLTEKINHLTEHLRTHKKDFHSRLGLLKMVGQRKRLLAYLAKKDLEGYRNLIARLGIRK is encoded by the coding sequence ATGAGAAGTAAAGCAGAAATAATTAAAGAGTATGGAAAATTTGAAGGAGATACTGGATCAACTGAAGTTCAAATCGCTTTATTAACTGAAAAAATCAATCACTTAACTGAGCACTTAAGAACTCACAAAAAAGATTTCCACTCAAGATTAGGATTATTAAAAATGGTAGGACAAAGAAAAAGATTACTTGCTTACCTAGCTAAGAAAGATCTAGAAGGATACAGAAACTTAATCGCTAGATTAGGAATCAGAAAATAG
- a CDS encoding glutathione ABC transporter substrate-binding protein, whose translation MKRKVYLLITAILSIFLFVSCGGSKEAEGGNGKVKDTIVVSDGAEAKSLDPHASNDAQSSRVTVQIYDRLVEQGDDMGIVPGLAESWEQPDGTTTIFHLRKGVKFHNGEELKASDVKFSLDRMKASPQVSHIIGTVDKVEVIDDYTVKVVTAQPFGALLSHLSHPTAAILNEKAVNEYGDSYGQHPVGTGPYKFVSWQSGDRITLVANPDYFLGEAPIKNVIFRPITEGSNRTIAIETGEIDIAYDIEGLDKDRLRNDDSVVFLEEPSLSIDYIGFNTKKAPFDNVKVRQAIALAINADDIITAVYKGSGTKANSLIGPKVFGYSSEPKAWEYNVEKAKQLLAEAGYPNGFATKIWINENPDRRDIAVILQAQLKEIGIDMTVETLEWGAFLDGTARGDHDMFILGWVSVTGDADYGLYALLHSSCFGGAGNRSFYNNPKVDELLTKARNSVDQEERKELYKEVQLIVQEEVPMYVTAYKSQNAALQKNIENFKLKPAGHHRLYGVKFKEN comes from the coding sequence ATGAAAAGAAAGGTGTATCTGTTAATAACGGCAATATTGTCAATTTTCTTATTTGTTTCTTGTGGAGGAAGTAAGGAAGCGGAAGGGGGAAACGGTAAAGTAAAAGATACAATAGTTGTATCTGATGGTGCTGAAGCTAAATCATTAGACCCTCATGCAAGTAATGACGCTCAATCTTCAAGAGTAACTGTACAAATTTATGATAGATTAGTAGAACAAGGTGACGATATGGGTATAGTTCCAGGATTAGCAGAGTCTTGGGAACAACCTGATGGAACTACTACAATATTCCATCTAAGAAAAGGAGTAAAATTCCATAATGGTGAAGAATTAAAAGCTTCAGATGTTAAATTTTCTTTAGATAGAATGAAAGCATCACCACAAGTTTCTCACATAATAGGAACTGTAGATAAAGTTGAAGTGATTGATGATTATACAGTAAAAGTAGTAACAGCTCAACCATTTGGAGCTCTATTAAGTCATTTATCACATCCAACAGCTGCAATTTTAAATGAAAAAGCAGTTAATGAATATGGAGATTCATATGGACAACATCCAGTAGGAACAGGACCATATAAATTTGTATCATGGCAATCAGGAGATAGAATAACATTAGTAGCTAATCCTGACTATTTCTTAGGAGAAGCTCCTATAAAAAATGTAATATTTAGACCTATAACAGAAGGATCTAATAGAACAATAGCAATTGAAACTGGAGAAATTGATATAGCTTATGATATAGAAGGATTAGATAAAGATAGATTAAGAAATGATGATTCAGTTGTTTTCTTAGAAGAGCCATCTCTATCTATAGATTATATTGGATTTAATACAAAAAAAGCTCCATTTGATAATGTAAAAGTTAGACAAGCTATAGCACTTGCAATAAATGCAGATGATATTATTACAGCAGTTTATAAAGGATCAGGAACTAAAGCTAATTCTTTAATAGGACCAAAAGTATTTGGATATTCATCAGAACCAAAGGCTTGGGAATATAATGTAGAAAAAGCTAAACAATTATTAGCAGAAGCTGGATATCCAAATGGATTTGCTACAAAAATTTGGATAAATGAAAACCCAGATAGAAGAGATATAGCTGTAATTTTACAAGCTCAATTAAAAGAGATTGGAATAGATATGACTGTAGAAACACTTGAGTGGGGAGCATTCTTAGATGGAACTGCTAGAGGAGATCATGACATGTTTATTCTTGGTTGGGTAAGTGTAACTGGAGATGCTGATTATGGTCTTTATGCATTATTACATAGTTCTTGTTTTGGTGGAGCAGGTAACAGATCTTTCTATAATAATCCAAAAGTTGATGAATTATTAACAAAAGCTAGAAATTCTGTAGATCAAGAAGAAAGAAAAGAATTATATAAAGAAGTACAATTAATAGTTCAAGAAGAAGTTCCTATGTATGTTACTGCATATAAATCACAAAATGCAGCTTTACAAAAAAATATAGAAAACTTTAAACTTAAACCAGCAGGGCATCACAGACTTTATGGAGTAAAATTTAAAGAAAATTAA